From Triticum aestivum cultivar Chinese Spring chromosome 4A, IWGSC CS RefSeq v2.1, whole genome shotgun sequence, a single genomic window includes:
- the LOC123082852 gene encoding uncharacterized protein has translation MDKMLAFSILSSSPADIAGAGYGTRLSWRSGGGKQVTEKKTQQDEKVEQSTRPERKPETRPTRFAPEFHGLNCFESVISYDF, from the coding sequence ATGGACAAGATGCTGGCTTTTTCAATCCTCAGCTCGTCGCCGGCAGATATCGCTGGTGCAGGGTACGGCACACGCTTGTCCTGGCGGAGCGGCGGCGGGAAACAGGTGACGGAGAAGAAGACGCAGCAGGATGAGAAGGTGGAGCAGAGCACGCGGCCAGAGAGGAAGCCGGAGACCAGGCCGACCCGATTCGCGCCCGAGTTCCACGGCCTCAACTGCTTCGAGAGTGTAATTTCTTACGACTTTTGA